One window of the Nitrospira sp. genome contains the following:
- a CDS encoding acetate uptake transporter, protein MSDVEYHRRIDVLAIGLFGLAVGALTLGVAQLGGIPDSNKVGTLVIALIFGGIVQILAGITDIRYHEQLGGTALTMYGFFWLTVSIAKLVSEGTSFHLDMVLFAPINFVYAAFSLVMVYLTAYRNATLCILHVIITITFSSTVLARLDIIGETIPGLLHIVVGLMAFYHAVASLTQAFTGHQLVPLGPPFLHQSRLKAK, encoded by the coding sequence ATGAGCGACGTGGAGTATCACCGGCGAATCGACGTGTTGGCGATCGGCCTATTCGGTCTCGCGGTCGGGGCCTTGACGCTGGGCGTGGCCCAACTCGGCGGCATCCCCGATTCAAATAAAGTCGGCACGCTGGTTATCGCGTTGATCTTCGGCGGGATCGTGCAAATCCTGGCGGGCATTACCGATATTCGCTATCACGAGCAGCTCGGCGGCACCGCGCTCACCATGTACGGATTCTTCTGGCTCACCGTCTCCATTGCCAAGCTGGTCAGCGAAGGCACATCCTTCCACCTCGACATGGTGCTCTTTGCCCCGATTAACTTTGTCTATGCGGCCTTCTCCCTGGTGATGGTCTATCTCACCGCCTATCGCAATGCCACCCTCTGCATCCTCCATGTCATCATCACGATCACGTTTTCCTCCACCGTGCTGGCCAGGCTCGACATCATCGGCGAAACCATTCCCGGCCTGCTCCATATCGTCGTCGGCTTGATGGCCTTCTATCACGCGGTTGCGAGTTTGACGCAGGCCTTCACCGGCCATCAGCTCGTACCGTTAGGCCCGCCATTTCTGCATCAATCCAGGCTGAAGGCTAAATAG